In Mycobacterium stomatepiae, the following are encoded in one genomic region:
- a CDS encoding DUF4193 domain-containing protein, producing MKTVSDYDARRVTDADSQEPAELRQLDAGSSTAVVDEDPNDVHFYELPGADLSGEELAVTVIPQRSDEFTCSSCFLVQHRHRMLLSSSGRPVCTDCA from the coding sequence ATGAAGACCGTAAGCGATTACGACGCACGTCGCGTGACCGATGCCGACAGCCAGGAGCCCGCCGAGCTGCGCCAGCTGGATGCCGGTTCGTCCACCGCGGTTGTCGATGAGGACCCTAACGATGTGCACTTCTACGAGCTGCCCGGTGCGGATCTGTCCGGCGAGGAACTGGCCGTGACGGTGATTCCGCAGCGGTCTGACGAATTCACCTGCTCGAGTTGCTTCCTGGTTCAGCACCGACACCGGATGCTGCTGTCCAGCTCGGGGCGGCCCGTATGTACGGATTGTGCGTAG
- a CDS encoding thiol-disulfide oxidoreductase DCC family protein, translated as MHGVLVFDGRCGVCTRAVNALVRWDRTGMLRIEPMQTPGMADRLGVTDERMLESAWWVDSSGAIVAGAHAMNAALSVALGTRVPLWIYRIPGVGALQNAIYHWVSAHRYRFRGATPLCEAEPERCA; from the coding sequence ATGCACGGCGTTTTAGTTTTTGACGGTCGGTGCGGGGTCTGCACTCGGGCGGTCAACGCGCTGGTCCGGTGGGATCGGACGGGCATGCTGCGCATCGAGCCGATGCAGACACCCGGGATGGCCGACCGACTCGGCGTTACCGACGAACGAATGCTCGAATCCGCATGGTGGGTGGATTCTTCCGGCGCGATCGTGGCCGGGGCGCATGCGATGAACGCGGCACTGTCCGTGGCGTTGGGGACCCGCGTCCCGCTGTGGATCTATCGGATCCCGGGCGTTGGTGCGCTGCAGAACGCCATCTACCACTGGGTTTCGGCGCACCGCTATCGCTTCCGCGGAGCCACGCCACTGTGCGAGGCCGAGCCGGAGCGGTGTGCGTAG
- a CDS encoding benzoate/H(+) symporter BenE family transporter, producing the protein MEPRKPIHAGLNIALVGYTSAFAVVIAGLQAVGATPTQATSGLAALCVTVGLGTLWLSLRHRIPITLAWSTPGAAVLVSTGGVHGGWPAAIGAFLLAGALVMLTGIWPRMGALITAIPAPIAQAMLAGVVLQLCLSPVRGLASHPWQVTPILLTWLVFARFATRWAVPAAFVVTLAVIALSHHADLSGPLLPHPVWTTARLSWVAVAGVTVPLYLVTMAAQNVPGVAIMVSYGYRVPWRESMTVTGLGTLAGAPFGGHAINLAAISAAVPASPEAHCDPARRWPAATAFGAAYLVLAALTTALTTLVAGAPSEVIGAVAGLGLLSTLGSSLAAAMSGSADLAGRAPAAITFVVAASGLSLAGISAAFWALAAGLVVQAALRPARNLNAENTSPRPADAENAALGIHD; encoded by the coding sequence ATGGAACCCCGCAAGCCGATTCACGCCGGCCTAAACATCGCCCTGGTGGGCTACACGAGCGCGTTCGCAGTCGTCATAGCCGGCCTGCAAGCGGTGGGCGCAACACCCACGCAGGCCACTTCGGGACTGGCGGCGCTGTGCGTCACCGTCGGCCTGGGCACGCTGTGGCTGAGCCTGCGGCACCGGATCCCGATCACGCTGGCCTGGTCGACACCGGGCGCAGCAGTGCTGGTTAGCACCGGAGGGGTGCATGGCGGATGGCCAGCCGCCATCGGAGCATTCCTGCTCGCTGGGGCGCTGGTAATGCTGACCGGTATCTGGCCGCGGATGGGTGCGCTGATCACGGCGATCCCGGCGCCGATCGCACAAGCGATGCTCGCCGGTGTCGTGCTGCAACTGTGTCTGAGCCCAGTGCGCGGGCTGGCCTCACACCCTTGGCAGGTGACACCAATCTTGTTGACCTGGCTGGTGTTCGCCAGGTTCGCGACCCGATGGGCGGTGCCGGCGGCCTTCGTGGTCACGCTGGCAGTGATTGCACTCAGTCACCACGCTGACCTATCCGGGCCGTTGCTCCCACACCCAGTCTGGACCACGGCGCGGCTAAGCTGGGTCGCCGTCGCCGGCGTTACGGTGCCCCTCTACCTCGTCACGATGGCCGCCCAGAATGTTCCTGGTGTCGCGATCATGGTTTCCTACGGCTATCGGGTGCCCTGGCGGGAGTCGATGACGGTCACCGGGCTCGGCACGCTAGCCGGCGCCCCCTTCGGCGGGCACGCGATCAACCTGGCCGCTATCAGTGCGGCGGTTCCGGCATCCCCCGAAGCACATTGCGATCCGGCGCGGCGGTGGCCGGCCGCGACGGCGTTCGGCGCGGCCTACCTCGTGCTGGCCGCGCTGACCACCGCGCTGACCACGCTCGTCGCCGGAGCACCCTCCGAGGTGATCGGCGCGGTCGCCGGTCTCGGACTGCTCAGCACCCTGGGCTCGTCACTGGCAGCGGCCATGTCCGGCTCGGCCGATCTCGCTGGGCGTGCCCCGGCAGCGATCACATTTGTTGTCGCTGCATCAGGCCTGAGCCTGGCCGGCATCAGTGCTGCGTTTTGGGCGCTGGCCGCGGGTCTGGTGGTGCAGGCCGCGCTACGACCGGCCCGGAACCTGAACGCGGAGAACACGAGCCCCCGGCCCGCCGATGCAGAGAATGCGGCGCTCGGCATCCACGACTGA
- a CDS encoding helix-turn-helix domain-containing protein, translating into MDDVSAVVGARVRAERQARGFSLAALSSAAGIGKGSLSEIENGARSPTLGTLYAVAGALGLPLATLLDGRRGTRVAAEGIVVSLLDVTEGEHGTVEIYRLQLGVGARHRSAAHGRDVVEHLLVTSGRAAVGRAGDEVELAAGASTDWISDVPHTYTALDDAPVDAVLVIRSPHQAESTKKP; encoded by the coding sequence ATGGATGACGTGTCGGCGGTGGTGGGCGCCCGGGTGCGCGCTGAGCGACAGGCGCGCGGCTTTTCGCTCGCCGCGCTGTCGTCGGCGGCGGGCATCGGCAAGGGATCGCTATCGGAGATCGAGAACGGCGCGCGCAGTCCGACGCTGGGGACGCTGTACGCGGTCGCCGGCGCGCTGGGGCTGCCGCTGGCGACACTGCTTGACGGCCGCCGCGGAACGCGCGTCGCTGCAGAAGGGATCGTGGTCAGCCTGCTCGACGTCACCGAAGGTGAGCACGGCACCGTCGAGATCTATCGTCTGCAGCTCGGTGTCGGTGCCCGGCATCGTTCCGCCGCCCACGGCCGCGATGTCGTCGAGCATCTGCTCGTGACTTCGGGCAGGGCCGCCGTCGGGCGCGCCGGTGACGAGGTGGAGCTAGCCGCGGGTGCATCAACCGACTGGATCAGCGACGTGCCCCACACCTACACTGCGCTCGACGACGCGCCGGTGGATGCCGTGCTGGTGATCCGCTCACCGCACCAAGCCGAGTCGACCAAGAAACCCTGA